In one window of Chryseobacterium viscerum DNA:
- a CDS encoding carboxypeptidase-like regulatory domain-containing protein: MKQNYLLIMLCSLLLLANCKGDDAVSPEENPTQVVSTGKVEGKVFAKNGTKPIGGALVFTTDGQSNIYHTYSNADGTFSLTAPEGKTTLHIQTGNGKNFRSEVPVTIKKNETVTVAATDSKLDQIAKMAYIKGSYDEIEAIISSLGYAATEITYQDLKNINTISQYDIIFLNCGSRTYAQTGTSMPSNDNNVYSNLSTFVSNGGSLYSSDWASAYLVGGNTNTVSCNAPGGFINDNLLCLQDTGAATTYMGCNVSNTALATALGFNTLDIQYDMGAWEKIMNYDPAFWDVLVQKGNEPLMIRTGHYSNPSAPQTPVGTSLNNNHITICHHTASGNNITITINQNAWNAHQAHGDTMGPCSGNSSSGNIYYTTFHNHASGNIGKAGPILEYVILNL, translated from the coding sequence ATGAAACAAAATTACTTGTTAATCATGCTATGCAGCCTTCTGCTCCTAGCTAATTGTAAAGGAGACGACGCTGTTTCTCCTGAAGAAAATCCTACTCAGGTAGTTTCCACAGGAAAAGTGGAAGGCAAAGTATTTGCAAAAAACGGCACCAAACCCATTGGAGGAGCTCTTGTATTCACTACTGACGGCCAAAGCAATATTTACCATACCTATTCCAATGCCGATGGTACCTTCAGCTTAACAGCTCCTGAAGGCAAGACAACACTTCACATTCAGACTGGTAACGGTAAAAATTTCAGATCCGAGGTTCCGGTTACAATTAAAAAGAATGAAACAGTTACTGTAGCTGCAACGGATTCAAAGTTGGACCAAATCGCAAAAATGGCTTATATAAAAGGAAGCTATGATGAAATTGAAGCTATTATAAGTTCACTTGGATATGCTGCAACTGAAATTACTTATCAGGATTTAAAAAACATCAATACGATTTCCCAGTATGATATTATTTTCCTGAACTGCGGATCCCGTACTTATGCCCAAACAGGTACTTCGATGCCAAGCAATGACAATAATGTATATAGTAATCTTTCTACTTTTGTAAGCAATGGCGGAAGTCTTTACAGTTCAGACTGGGCTTCGGCTTATCTGGTAGGAGGAAATACAAATACTGTAAGCTGTAATGCTCCCGGTGGTTTCATCAATGATAATCTTCTTTGCCTGCAAGATACAGGAGCAGCCACCACTTATATGGGCTGTAACGTTTCAAACACTGCTTTGGCAACTGCATTAGGGTTTAATACATTGGATATTCAATATGATATGGGTGCGTGGGAAAAAATCATGAACTATGATCCTGCATTCTGGGATGTTCTTGTACAGAAAGGCAATGAGCCACTGATGATAAGAACAGGACATTATTCCAATCCTTCAGCTCCGCAAACTCCTGTAGGAACATCTTTAAACAATAACCATATCACGATCTGCCATCACACAGCAAGCGGAAATAATATTACCATTACCATCAATCAGAATGCATGGAATGCTCATCAGGCACATGGAGATACCATGGGACCTTGTTCCGGAAATTCCAGCAGCGGAAATATCTACTATACTACATTCCATAACCACGCAAGCGGAAATATCGGAAAAGCAGGCCCGATACTGGAATACGTAATCTTAAATTTGTAA
- a CDS encoding mechanosensitive ion channel family protein, with protein MNDQLQETKNFIQELSEQLYIYITQISPSGLDWVFHIIVKLSLLLVLFFITDFVFKFIINSVFRLFHNEQKFPILKSIYQAKITNSVAHFAALIAVAGIQGSIFPENALPKTTIFIIRCINLGLVLILAGMLYRSLTAFRNYFSIKQDFYKIMALNAISETVKILGLFIFTVVGFCVIFGIKGTTIVGSLGAITAVLVLVFRDTILGFVTGLHVATSKNLKVGDWVSIPKYSIEGNITEINLLTTKITNFDKTVSTIPTYDLMTTEIKNMQVMSESNTRRIKKSIYFNINSFKFLTDEDVERLKEINLISDYLEERTSEIKKEKESLEHKDKIVNGRQLTNIGVFRYYAQKYIENDPDIDKNGTRMVRQLDITPQGLPLEVYCFANDSKWERFEQIQADIFDHLLVASKEFELQVMQVSIKV; from the coding sequence ATGAATGACCAGTTACAAGAAACTAAAAACTTTATACAGGAACTAAGCGAGCAGCTTTACATCTATATTACCCAGATATCACCCTCAGGGTTGGACTGGGTTTTTCATATCATTGTAAAACTGAGTTTACTTCTTGTCCTGTTTTTTATTACTGATTTTGTTTTTAAATTCATCATTAATTCGGTCTTCAGGTTATTTCATAATGAACAGAAATTCCCCATCTTAAAATCTATTTATCAGGCCAAAATCACTAATTCTGTAGCGCATTTTGCTGCCCTGATTGCTGTTGCCGGAATCCAGGGATCTATATTTCCGGAAAATGCACTGCCGAAGACAACCATTTTTATAATAAGATGTATCAATCTGGGGCTGGTATTGATACTAGCAGGAATGCTCTACAGATCACTGACAGCTTTTAGGAATTATTTCAGCATTAAACAGGATTTTTACAAAATTATGGCGCTTAATGCCATTTCAGAAACCGTAAAGATTTTAGGACTCTTCATATTTACAGTCGTAGGATTCTGTGTGATTTTTGGGATCAAAGGAACAACTATTGTAGGAAGTCTTGGGGCTATTACTGCTGTTTTGGTATTGGTTTTCAGAGATACAATCTTAGGATTTGTAACAGGTCTTCACGTCGCCACTTCTAAAAATTTAAAAGTAGGAGATTGGGTAAGCATTCCCAAATACAGTATTGAAGGGAATATTACGGAAATCAATCTTTTGACAACCAAAATTACTAATTTTGATAAAACGGTTTCCACCATTCCTACTTATGATCTGATGACCACTGAGATCAAAAATATGCAGGTGATGTCTGAGTCTAACACCAGAAGAATAAAAAAATCAATTTACTTTAACATCAATTCTTTTAAGTTTCTGACTGATGAAGATGTTGAGCGTTTAAAGGAGATTAACCTGATTTCAGACTATCTGGAAGAAAGAACATCAGAGATCAAAAAAGAGAAAGAAAGCCTTGAGCACAAAGATAAGATCGTAAATGGGAGACAGCTTACCAATATTGGCGTTTTCAGATATTATGCACAGAAATACATTGAAAATGATCCCGATATAGATAAAAACGGCACCCGAATGGTACGTCAGCTGGACATTACTCCTCAAGGGCTGCCTCTTGAAGTATATTGCTTTGCCAATGATTCCAAATGGGAACGTTTTGAACAGATACAGGCAGATATTTTTGACCATTTACTGGTAGCATCCAAAGAATTTGAACTTCAGGTGATGCAGGTAAGCATTAAAGTATAG
- a CDS encoding acyltransferase family protein yields the protein MKNEIKSLTGLRGIVALWVAFFHFSFFRNEFIQDVVGKGYVAVDIFFVLSAFLLTVSYSGKFKDLNYKSIEVFYKKRINRIYPVYIVSVIFIALFLMKTSIAGFLINATLLQCFFNPDYLLNVVYWSLSTEWVCYLIFPFMLWLVLYYKIRSEILIIISLILRLMLPYFSGHLYIGSETPIGVGDSPRYLDLPYGLVSLLRTVSSYFLGIGVALLPPFKMKKGNLVIYIILLLFVSMLFVEKGVLFIPLLSAFIIKYLYEGNQNYLKIFLETKAVYFLGNISYSLYIIHYIVKKQDFVIVNSYHLNNILLIAFSILLSYFSYMLIERKVRIFKV from the coding sequence ATGAAAAATGAAATAAAATCTTTAACGGGACTTAGAGGGATTGTTGCATTATGGGTTGCGTTTTTTCATTTTAGTTTTTTTCGGAATGAATTTATTCAGGATGTAGTAGGAAAGGGGTATGTGGCAGTTGATATTTTTTTTGTGTTAAGTGCTTTTTTACTGACGGTGTCTTATTCTGGGAAGTTTAAAGATTTGAATTATAAATCAATAGAGGTTTTTTATAAAAAAAGGATCAATAGAATTTATCCTGTATATATTGTATCAGTTATTTTTATTGCATTGTTTTTAATGAAGACTTCTATAGCAGGATTCCTGATTAATGCGACTTTACTACAATGCTTTTTTAATCCTGATTATCTGCTGAATGTTGTCTATTGGTCACTCAGCACAGAATGGGTTTGCTATTTAATATTCCCTTTTATGTTATGGCTTGTCCTGTACTATAAAATACGCAGCGAAATTTTAATTATCATAAGTTTGATTTTGAGGTTGATGCTTCCCTACTTTTCCGGCCATTTGTATATAGGTTCAGAAACCCCGATTGGAGTAGGGGATTCACCAAGATACCTTGATCTTCCTTATGGCCTTGTTTCCCTTCTGAGAACAGTATCTTCCTATTTTCTTGGAATTGGGGTTGCTCTTTTACCACCATTTAAAATGAAGAAAGGTAACCTCGTTATTTATATCATTCTCCTACTGTTTGTATCTATGTTGTTTGTTGAAAAAGGAGTATTGTTTATTCCCTTATTATCTGCGTTTATAATAAAATACCTGTATGAAGGGAATCAGAATTATCTAAAGATATTTTTAGAAACCAAAGCAGTGTATTTCTTAGGAAATATTTCTTACTCATTATATATCATCCATTATATTGTAAAAAAACAGGATTTCGTTATTGTAAACTCTTATCATCTCAATAATATACTATTAATAGCTTTCTCTATATTACTCTCTTACTTCTCATATATGCTGATTGAAAGAAAAGTCAGGATATTTAAAGTATAA
- a CDS encoding microviridin/marinostatin family tricyclic proteinase inhibitor yields the protein MKSNNSKKKPFFASFLEKQVKDPETVKGGTDITIPERDVITKPAVDVVTSPKDDMMHTLKYPSDGDDDTITIPL from the coding sequence ATGAAAAGCAATAACTCAAAGAAGAAACCGTTTTTCGCATCATTTCTGGAAAAACAGGTGAAGGATCCTGAAACTGTAAAAGGAGGAACTGATATTACAATTCCTGAAAGAGACGTGATTACAAAGCCGGCAGTAGACGTTGTAACTTCTCCGAAAGATGATATGATGCACACGCTGAAATATCCATCTGATGGTGATGACGATACAATCACTATTCCACTATAA
- a CDS encoding DUF456 domain-containing protein yields the protein MDTTIINIFCLILLFVGILGTFLPVLPGLLLSICGLLIYKFGTDADLPMIYIWAFGILTLASIVLSYVIPAKTNRKYGGTRWGSIGSVIGTIVGIFIPIPLGFLVGMFAGVFIGELLHDSKDMNKALQSTKGALIGFIYGTGFSFVVGVAMFLVVLLNMFNVI from the coding sequence ATGGATACAACAATTATTAATATTTTCTGCCTTATTCTTCTGTTTGTAGGGATATTGGGAACTTTTCTTCCTGTTTTACCAGGGTTGCTGCTGAGTATCTGCGGGCTCCTGATCTATAAATTCGGGACGGATGCTGATCTTCCAATGATTTATATCTGGGCATTCGGAATTCTTACATTAGCTTCTATAGTCCTAAGCTATGTCATTCCGGCAAAAACCAATAGAAAATATGGAGGTACACGCTGGGGAAGTATCGGTTCTGTAATTGGAACCATTGTCGGGATATTTATTCCAATTCCATTAGGCTTCCTTGTAGGAATGTTTGCGGGTGTGTTTATTGGTGAATTACTTCATGACAGCAAGGATATGAATAAAGCCTTACAATCTACCAAAGGAGCACTGATTGGATTCATTTATGGAACCGGATTCAGTTTTGTAGTAGGAGTGGCAATGTTTTTGGTAGTACTTCTTAATATGTTTAACGTTATTTAA
- a CDS encoding GNAT family N-acetyltransferase, whose product MKLVTTRLILKGINENHTEDILKIRGNPEVNKFVKRVSPKTNYDALQFILTIKQRTQNNQTVYWGISLKDQPNLIGTICLWNFSEDRTTAEVGYELLPEYHRQGMMSEALNAVLDFGFNELHLHEIVAITNTLNENSKGLLVKHDFILLEGKKDEGFPDNIIFSLKRPSGNG is encoded by the coding sequence ATGAAATTGGTAACCACAAGGTTGATTTTAAAGGGAATCAACGAAAACCATACAGAAGATATTTTAAAAATCCGAGGCAATCCGGAGGTCAATAAATTTGTGAAAAGGGTTTCACCAAAGACAAACTATGATGCTCTTCAGTTTATTTTAACGATTAAGCAGAGAACTCAAAATAATCAGACGGTCTATTGGGGAATTTCCCTGAAAGATCAGCCGAATCTTATTGGAACAATCTGTCTTTGGAATTTTTCTGAAGACCGGACAACAGCAGAAGTCGGTTATGAGCTCTTGCCGGAATATCACAGGCAGGGAATGATGTCTGAAGCTTTAAATGCAGTTTTGGATTTTGGTTTTAATGAATTGCATTTACACGAAATTGTTGCGATTACCAATACATTGAACGAAAATTCAAAAGGACTTCTTGTGAAGCATGATTTTATTTTGCTGGAGGGAAAGAAAGATGAAGGTTTTCCGGATAACATTATTTTTAGTTTAAAAAGACCATCTGGTAATGGCTAA
- a CDS encoding uracil-DNA glycosylase, protein MTWTEILAPIKSTEYFTTLWEKVKNEYATTKVFPPKNQIFRALELTAFDDVEVVIIGQDPYHNDFQANGLCFSVSEQVAAPPSLKNIFIELKDDLGVVRTSKELDDWGRQGVLLLNATLTVRAHSPNSHKDLGWEKFTNFIIKEISDKKENVVFVLWGAFAQKKAELIDPAKHFILKSAHPSPFSVYRGFFGSKPFSKINEYLVSKGKKPISW, encoded by the coding sequence ATGACCTGGACAGAAATTTTAGCCCCGATAAAGAGTACGGAATACTTTACAACCCTTTGGGAGAAAGTAAAGAATGAATATGCAACGACGAAAGTTTTCCCTCCAAAAAATCAGATTTTCAGAGCACTGGAACTGACAGCTTTTGATGATGTTGAGGTCGTAATTATTGGTCAGGATCCTTATCATAATGATTTTCAGGCCAATGGTTTGTGTTTTTCTGTTTCTGAGCAGGTTGCTGCACCGCCATCACTTAAGAATATTTTTATTGAGTTAAAAGATGATCTGGGAGTGGTAAGAACTTCCAAAGAATTAGATGACTGGGGAAGACAGGGTGTTTTACTATTGAATGCAACATTAACGGTTCGCGCTCATTCACCCAATTCCCATAAAGATCTGGGTTGGGAAAAATTCACCAATTTTATCATTAAAGAAATTTCGGATAAAAAAGAGAATGTGGTGTTTGTACTGTGGGGCGCTTTTGCACAAAAAAAAGCCGAACTCATAGATCCGGCTAAGCATTTTATTCTGAAATCGGCACACCCTTCACCATTTTCCGTGTACAGAGGATTTTTTGGAAGTAAGCCTTTCTCAAAAATTAATGAATATCTTGTTTCCAAAGGCAAGAAACCTATTTCGTGGTAG
- a CDS encoding alpha/beta fold hydrolase: MEILNSKIFGENSTNTPLLVFHGLFGMLDNWGSFGKDLGEYLPVHLIDLRNHGRSFHSESMSHDDLADDIVHYMDHYGIQKAHVLGHSLGGKAVMQFAIKYPERVEKLIVVDISPKAYPPHHQGIIKALETVDFNTVGSRNEVEAVLNQYIPEKSTIQFLTKNLYWDENKKLGWRFNLKTLSEKYTEFVSNAVKFGVFEGDTLFIAGAKSNYILPQDEFGIKQQFPKAKVVTVKNAGHWVQAENPVDFANVVKEFLELN, encoded by the coding sequence ATGGAAATCTTAAACTCAAAAATATTCGGCGAAAATTCAACCAATACGCCGCTTCTTGTATTTCACGGATTATTTGGAATGCTTGACAACTGGGGAAGTTTCGGAAAAGATCTGGGAGAATATCTTCCTGTACATCTGATCGACCTTAGAAACCATGGAAGAAGCTTTCATTCAGAAAGTATGTCTCATGATGATCTGGCAGATGATATTGTACACTATATGGATCATTATGGAATTCAGAAAGCTCATGTTTTAGGACATTCTTTAGGAGGAAAAGCGGTGATGCAGTTTGCCATAAAATATCCTGAACGTGTTGAAAAACTGATTGTTGTCGATATTTCACCTAAAGCATATCCACCACACCACCAGGGAATTATCAAAGCCCTGGAAACTGTTGATTTTAATACAGTTGGCTCAAGAAATGAAGTGGAAGCAGTTCTTAACCAGTATATTCCTGAAAAATCAACCATACAGTTTTTAACGAAAAACCTGTATTGGGATGAAAATAAAAAACTGGGCTGGAGATTTAATCTTAAAACATTATCTGAAAAATATACTGAATTTGTATCCAATGCTGTTAAATTTGGAGTTTTTGAAGGGGATACATTATTTATAGCAGGGGCAAAATCCAATTATATTCTGCCACAGGATGAATTCGGAATCAAGCAGCAATTTCCTAAAGCTAAGGTAGTTACGGTGAAAAATGCTGGACACTGGGTGCAGGCCGAAAATCCAGTTGATTTTGCAAACGTTGTTAAGGAGTTTCTTGAATTGAATTAA
- a CDS encoding pyridoxine 5'-phosphate synthase, with translation MTKLSVNINKIATLRNARGGETPSVTEAAVKIQEFGGQGITIHPRPDERHITRKDVYDLKPLVTTEFNIEGNPHHSFIDMVLEVKPEQVTLVPDADDAITSNAGWDTKKHLDYLTEIIAEFKKAGIRTSIFLDPLPELVEYAAKTGADRIELYTEAYAKNYLTNKEQAIKPYYDTAVEATNFGLGINAGHDLSLENLKYFADTIPNLLEVSIGHALVSEALYMGLENTVQAYLKRLAKW, from the coding sequence ATGACAAAACTAAGCGTAAACATTAATAAAATTGCGACGTTAAGAAATGCAAGAGGAGGTGAAACCCCAAGTGTTACAGAGGCTGCTGTAAAAATTCAGGAATTCGGAGGACAGGGAATTACCATCCATCCAAGACCTGATGAAAGGCATATCACAAGAAAAGATGTCTATGATCTGAAGCCGTTGGTTACGACTGAGTTTAATATTGAAGGAAACCCTCATCATAGTTTTATCGATATGGTACTGGAAGTGAAGCCTGAGCAGGTAACTTTAGTGCCGGATGCTGATGATGCCATTACATCCAATGCAGGATGGGACACAAAAAAACATCTTGATTACCTTACAGAGATCATCGCAGAATTTAAAAAGGCAGGTATCCGTACCTCTATTTTCCTGGATCCTTTACCAGAGCTTGTAGAATATGCGGCAAAGACCGGAGCAGACAGAATTGAACTGTACACTGAAGCTTACGCAAAAAATTATCTTACCAATAAAGAACAGGCTATCAAACCTTATTACGACACAGCGGTTGAAGCTACCAATTTCGGATTGGGAATCAATGCAGGTCATGATCTAAGTTTAGAAAACCTGAAATACTTTGCAGATACTATTCCAAACCTGTTGGAAGTATCTATCGGCCATGCTTTGGTTTCTGAAGCACTTTATATGGGATTGGAAAACACAGTTCAGGCTTATTTGAAGAGACTGGCAAAATGGTAA
- a CDS encoding microviridin/marinostatin family tricyclic proteinase inhibitor: MENKNSKKKPFFASFLEKQVKDPETVKGGGITSVLADQITTSLQDQITTPLKDNVTKPDNDNVTMKYPSDGDEDVLEA, encoded by the coding sequence ATGGAAAACAAAAATTCAAAAAAGAAGCCATTTTTCGCGTCATTCTTAGAAAAACAGGTTAAAGACCCTGAAACAGTAAAAGGAGGAGGTATTACTTCTGTACTTGCAGATCAGATTACGACATCCCTACAGGATCAGATTACTACTCCTCTTAAGGATAATGTTACTAAGCCTGATAATGATAATGTAACAATGAAATATCCTTCTGACGGAGATGAGGATGTTTTAGAAGCATAA
- a CDS encoding endonuclease MutS2, which produces MYINKEDLDELEFPQLLAEISPFAYSPKTREKILQLRPMEIDEAELSLKKTSEYLSSFESSNAIPFDEYEDIESELKLMLIENYRLENAAFIKIKTITEQIGKLQKFFPTMPETFPTLLEEVSVLEFRKEIIDKVDKVFNRFGEVKSEASPALKGLRTEIQLAKKAIQENFNRALTTYGQSDFLDDIRETIIDDQRVLAVKSGFKKRVAGRTLGISKTGSITYIQPDSVVKHYFKLRESEEEEKKEIDKVLRQLTAELAEFQPQLWRYQVYIFDLDLTRAKAKFADLVNGILPKINRHKTLKLKDAYHPLLWLRNKVENKTIHPQTLSLTEHNRIICISGPNAGGKSITLKTVGLLQLMIQSGILVPVHPKSEMFFFEKIMTDIGDNQSIENHLSTYSSRLKKMSGIIREADAHTLLLIDEFGTGSDPELGGALAESFMEFFYDKKSFAIITTHYTNIKLVIEQLPNAQNAAMLFNEETLEPMYKLEVGQAGSSFTFEVAEKNKIPRFIIHSAKKKVEHDIVNLDKTIVKLQQEKFEVEKLKSDLAERKESVEDKRDNLQKLNDQLQQKLFNFQKLYEEEHRKLQFGNKIETFIDSYTKGKSRKDVVKDFVKLLEQEKFRKLGHDKDETKRLQVVKRKITQQLKKEEVIEKIAETNEKLEEQRKSDRAIWMKIGQRVRITGSTSVGTIEKISRNKVIVNYGTFKTTINADELERI; this is translated from the coding sequence GTGTATATAAATAAAGAAGATTTAGACGAATTAGAGTTTCCGCAATTGCTCGCGGAAATCTCCCCATTTGCGTATTCTCCGAAAACAAGAGAAAAAATTCTTCAACTTCGCCCAATGGAAATAGACGAGGCGGAACTTTCGTTAAAAAAAACATCAGAATATCTGTCAAGTTTTGAAAGTTCAAATGCGATTCCGTTTGATGAATATGAAGATATCGAAAGTGAGCTGAAATTGATGCTGATTGAGAACTACCGCCTGGAAAATGCTGCTTTCATCAAAATAAAAACCATCACGGAACAGATCGGAAAACTGCAGAAGTTCTTCCCCACCATGCCCGAAACATTTCCTACTTTATTAGAGGAAGTTTCTGTACTGGAATTCAGAAAGGAGATCATTGATAAAGTAGATAAGGTTTTCAACCGTTTTGGTGAGGTAAAAAGTGAAGCTTCTCCGGCTTTGAAAGGCTTGAGAACTGAAATCCAGCTTGCTAAAAAAGCAATTCAGGAAAATTTCAACCGTGCACTCACCACCTATGGACAGAGTGATTTTTTGGATGATATCCGGGAAACAATTATTGATGACCAAAGGGTTCTGGCTGTAAAATCAGGATTCAAAAAAAGAGTAGCCGGAAGAACGCTGGGAATCTCCAAAACAGGTTCCATTACCTACATTCAGCCGGACAGTGTTGTAAAGCATTACTTCAAGCTTCGTGAAAGTGAGGAAGAAGAGAAAAAAGAAATTGACAAAGTTCTCCGACAGCTTACTGCCGAACTGGCAGAGTTTCAACCTCAGCTATGGAGATATCAGGTGTATATTTTTGATCTGGATCTTACAAGAGCGAAAGCTAAATTTGCTGATTTAGTGAACGGAATTCTTCCAAAGATCAACCGTCATAAGACATTGAAACTTAAAGACGCTTACCATCCATTGCTATGGTTGAGAAATAAAGTAGAGAATAAAACGATCCATCCTCAGACTCTTTCTTTAACGGAACACAACAGGATCATCTGTATTTCCGGACCTAACGCAGGTGGAAAATCAATTACTCTGAAAACCGTAGGATTATTACAGCTGATGATTCAGAGCGGTATTCTGGTTCCGGTTCATCCCAAATCTGAAATGTTTTTCTTTGAAAAGATCATGACTGACATTGGTGATAATCAATCCATTGAAAATCATCTGTCAACCTATTCATCAAGATTGAAGAAAATGTCCGGAATCATCCGTGAGGCAGATGCCCATACGCTTCTATTGATTGATGAATTCGGTACCGGTTCTGATCCGGAACTTGGAGGTGCGCTGGCAGAAAGTTTCATGGAGTTTTTCTATGACAAAAAGAGTTTTGCCATTATTACTACTCACTACACCAACATTAAACTGGTGATAGAACAGCTTCCCAATGCTCAGAACGCAGCAATGCTCTTCAATGAAGAAACACTGGAGCCGATGTATAAACTGGAAGTAGGCCAGGCAGGAAGTTCATTTACTTTTGAAGTTGCAGAAAAGAATAAAATTCCAAGATTTATTATCCATTCTGCCAAGAAAAAGGTAGAGCATGATATCGTTAATCTCGACAAGACTATTGTAAAGCTGCAGCAGGAGAAATTTGAAGTTGAAAAACTGAAATCCGATCTTGCAGAAAGAAAAGAGTCTGTAGAAGATAAACGTGATAATCTTCAGAAGCTGAATGACCAGCTCCAGCAGAAACTGTTCAATTTCCAGAAACTATATGAAGAGGAACACCGCAAGCTTCAGTTTGGTAATAAAATTGAAACGTTCATCGACAGTTATACAAAAGGAAAATCCAGAAAGGATGTTGTAAAAGACTTTGTAAAACTTCTTGAACAGGAGAAATTCAGGAAATTAGGCCATGATAAGGATGAAACAAAACGCCTGCAGGTTGTTAAGAGAAAAATTACTCAACAGCTGAAAAAAGAGGAAGTCATTGAAAAAATTGCAGAAACCAATGAAAAACTGGAAGAACAACGTAAAAGTGACCGCGCTATCTGGATGAAGATCGGACAGCGTGTTCGTATTACAGGAAGCACCAGTGTGGGAACTATTGAAAAGATTTCCAGAAACAAGGTGATTGTTAATTATGGAACCTTCAAGACTACGATTAATGCAGATGAACTTGAGAGAATTTAA
- a CDS encoding MvdC family ATP-grasp ribosomal peptide maturase, whose protein sequence is MILCITHSQDFYNIDIFFEYLASKNIPYFRLNSDRLNHLQKISIHENSFELTDEFGNTIHSDAIKGVWHRKAWRISAPEELDQDYERIFLNEYGSLRYNLMTALEHIPWINPYENEKKVDGNKIFQLKVAERNNLTIPKTIFSNDEERITTFFHQYCQGKAIAKLHGVTAKTMSGENMISTTVIEEESLEHLSDIAYCPMIFQPYIDKEYELRIVYVDGDFFTGKINNSENADWRVAREGYFWSAYELPDFIKTNLTSMMNEMGLYIGAIDMIKGRDGAYYFLEVNPQGEWGMLQKELGFPIAERIADNLIKRINFHE, encoded by the coding sequence ATGATTCTCTGCATCACCCATTCACAGGATTTTTATAATATCGATATCTTTTTTGAATACCTGGCCTCCAAAAATATCCCCTATTTCAGACTGAATTCTGACCGCCTGAATCATCTTCAGAAAATCAGCATTCATGAAAATTCATTTGAATTGACTGACGAGTTCGGAAATACCATTCATTCGGATGCTATTAAAGGGGTATGGCATAGAAAAGCCTGGAGAATCAGTGCTCCCGAAGAATTGGATCAGGACTATGAAAGAATCTTCCTGAATGAATACGGAAGTCTGCGTTATAATCTGATGACTGCCTTAGAACATATTCCCTGGATTAATCCTTATGAAAACGAAAAAAAGGTGGATGGAAATAAGATTTTTCAGCTAAAAGTAGCAGAAAGAAATAACTTAACCATTCCCAAAACCATTTTTTCCAATGATGAAGAAAGAATAACAACATTTTTCCATCAATACTGTCAGGGAAAAGCAATTGCTAAGCTTCATGGAGTGACAGCAAAAACCATGTCAGGAGAAAATATGATTTCCACTACGGTTATTGAAGAAGAATCTCTGGAACATCTTTCAGATATTGCTTACTGTCCGATGATTTTTCAACCCTACATTGACAAAGAATACGAATTGAGAATCGTTTATGTAGACGGTGATTTTTTCACAGGAAAGATCAATAACAGTGAAAATGCAGACTGGCGGGTTGCTCGTGAAGGCTATTTCTGGTCAGCTTATGAACTTCCGGATTTCATCAAAACCAATCTCACTTCCATGATGAACGAAATGGGACTTTATATAGGAGCTATCGATATGATCAAAGGAAGAGACGGAGCATATTATTTCCTTGAAGTGAATCCACAGGGAGAGTGGGGAATGCTTCAGAAAGAACTGGGATTTCCCATTGCAGAAAGAATTGCCGATAATCTTATCAAAAGAATCAATTTCCATGAATAA